The Bacteroidia bacterium genome includes a region encoding these proteins:
- a CDS encoding PorP/SprF family type IX secretion system membrane protein: MRRLIVILLCFGSLGHGLHAQLLPLMLNNRDNAAFINPAMTGVPAKLEIGKRSRDYVNTIVGVSSRLQWTGFGDEGPFTSYAKISQRLSVDRRGEKFFWGGAFFMDDNTGLTSFTSAGLNTSYHQYLGNDSYIHAGISFRFTQNTLGRGDILARDQADVVIDNYQSSWYMNSGIGLFYSSSLFYIGASLPNTVFRRPDTQLAVVSKHYYGVLGGYIHLMDDDVYLEPSIWVRTADQLPFYYDLGLTINFYIENAGKRASGTYHGKQVWAGVGYDAAKALRAEAGIYYEKVKFSFIYNHYLNNPGYVFGSGLEGGIYLIL, translated from the coding sequence ATGCGCAGACTGATCGTCATACTTTTATGTTTTGGGAGCCTGGGTCATGGACTTCATGCCCAATTGCTGCCTTTGATGTTGAATAATCGGGATAATGCTGCCTTTATAAATCCGGCTATGACAGGAGTGCCTGCGAAGCTGGAGATCGGGAAGAGATCCAGAGATTATGTAAATACCATTGTGGGAGTGAGCAGTCGTCTTCAATGGACAGGATTTGGGGATGAAGGGCCATTTACCAGTTATGCAAAAATTTCACAACGACTCTCTGTAGATCGGAGGGGCGAGAAATTTTTCTGGGGAGGTGCATTTTTCATGGATGACAATACCGGCCTGACTTCCTTCACATCTGCCGGACTCAATACCTCCTATCATCAGTATTTGGGAAATGATAGCTATATCCATGCAGGGATTTCTTTCCGTTTTACCCAAAACACCCTGGGACGAGGAGATATACTGGCGCGAGATCAGGCAGATGTCGTGATAGATAATTACCAGAGCAGCTGGTATATGAACTCAGGTATCGGGCTTTTTTATAGTAGCAGCCTTTTTTACATCGGCGCATCATTGCCCAATACAGTATTTCGAAGACCTGATACCCAGCTTGCAGTAGTATCCAAGCATTATTATGGGGTTTTAGGTGGATATATTCACCTCATGGATGATGATGTTTACCTGGAACCCTCTATATGGGTCCGTACGGCTGATCAGTTGCCCTTTTACTATGATTTAGGGTTGACTATTAACTTTTACATAGAAAACGCAGGAAAACGCGCAAGTGGCACCTATCATGGAAAGCAGGTATGGGCAGGTGTAGGATATGATGCGGCTAAAGCCCTCAGAGCCGAAGCCGGTATTTACTATGAAAAAGTGAAATTCAGCTTTATTTATAATCACTACCTGAATAATCCCGGCTATGTCTTTGGCAGTGGTCTGGAAGGAGGCATCTACCTTATTCTTTAG
- a CDS encoding gliding motility-associated C-terminal domain-containing protein, which yields MKKIILILAILSGLCLEAQAQKAEKLERKFVGAAGKSNTSPSGKLKVSYSIGGIMTATGRGRSKKFTQGFQQPECSDCDTTVNRPSLSCDNLYNIITPNQDGKNDQWIVEQLINPEPGLSADLKIYTRWGQEVFSAVNYQNDWAGQDKNNRPLPSGTYYYLLIYDENQKPCKGDITLLKN from the coding sequence ATGAAAAAAATCATCCTCATACTGGCTATCCTTTCTGGCTTATGTCTGGAAGCTCAGGCGCAAAAGGCAGAGAAACTGGAGCGAAAATTTGTAGGCGCTGCCGGCAAAAGCAATACTTCTCCCAGTGGGAAATTGAAAGTAAGTTATTCCATTGGAGGGATCATGACAGCTACAGGAAGAGGTCGTTCCAAAAAGTTCACCCAGGGCTTTCAACAACCCGAGTGCTCGGATTGTGATACGACGGTAAACAGACCCAGTCTTTCCTGCGATAATCTATACAATATTATTACGCCAAACCAGGACGGAAAAAATGATCAGTGGATCGTTGAACAACTCATCAATCCCGAGCCAGGCCTTAGTGCAGATCTGAAAATCTATACCCGCTGGGGACAGGAAGTTTTTAGTGCAGTAAACTACCAAAATGACTGGGCAGGGCAGGACAAAAACAATCGTCCCCTTCCCTCAGGCACCTATTATTATCTCCTGATTTATGATGAGAACCAAAAGCCTTGCAAAGGAGATATTACCCTGCTGAAAAATTAA